The genomic region CTATAAAAATGTCCGATTCCAGAAAAACCTATGTTATAATCAGTTGTCATGTTATTCCAATTATTCAGTGAAAATTAATACAGAAAGGTGTTCATGCATGCTTGCCATTCTACTTCTAGGCTCACTCTTACTTTTTAGTCTAATATGGCTTACCCTATATACTGTCTCCAGACGATCCAAGGATCCTGATCGGTCCACATGGCTTGTCCTGCAAATTATTTTATTTATTTCAATCCTGACTTTAATTGTACAGGACTACATCCTCAAAGAAATTCCATACAACAGCATTATAATTGTAGTTCTAATCATAACTTTAATATTCATCAGCTCTTTCCAGGATAGAAGCAAGAGTACCAAAAGATAAAATACATATAAACACTCAATGTAAAGCTCCACTAACCCCTCTATAGCATGCCTTCACCACAAAAAAGGGGTGTTCCATCATGTCATACATGACTAATGGAACACCCCTTCTTACATTACCACACAATCATTCGATGTAATTTGGTTTTTTATAAAATGAACTCCAGCTACACAGTAACGGAGAGTGCAGAACCAATCTGAAGAAGCGAAGCGTGCGCCTTTATCCCCGGATTTTACCCTTTAGAAAAGGGAATCCAAAAAAATCCGGGGATAACAGTGATCGGAAGATGGTACTGCACTCGGAGTGGTCACGTGTAACACCCTGTAGTTCATTTTACCCCACCCAACATGACATCGAATCCCTACCTAAACATCCCCCACAGCTTAATCAGATGAAACGTATTGTTCGGATCAATCTTCTGTGCGAGCACAAAAGCAACAAACTGCTCCTCCTGCGCCGTAGAGAAATTCTCATTCATAATAACTGCCGAAGACTTGACCAATCTTCTAACCTTGGCCTTATCTTGCAGATCAGACTTGGTCACGCCATCAATCAACTTTTTGATACGCTCTTTGACAGCGGGATTTTTCATCTTTAGTTTGATCCGCTCCACCAGCTGCGGACTGATTCCATATTGTTGGTAACCCAAAACGTACAGCACCTCCCAAAGAATAAGCTCACTTCTTATTCATATGTCGGGAGGGCTTGTACACTTGTCTTTTTTTACAAAGGTAATACGAAAAACCCGCCGCCATGGGCAGCTTTAATCAATCAGATCACCTTTAAATACTTGCTGTTGCTGTAGAAAATCACGCAGAGGTGTATAGTCCACAGACGTCCAGAAATCCGCTTCTGCAATCAACTGGGATACATCATCTCTGGCCTGTTCCAACACAGCAAAATCTGCAACCATGTCGGCAAGACGGAACTCGGGCAATCCGCTCTGTTTGGTACCAAAGAAATCACCTGGACCCCGGAGGTCCAGATCCCGACGCGATACCTCGAATCCATCCTCGGTTTCCGTCATGACCTTCATGCGCTCCTGTCCAACCTCCGTCTTGGGATCAGCAATGAGTACACAATAGGATGCATGGGCACCACGACCAACCCGACCACGCAGCTGATGCAGCTGGGACAGACCGAAACGATCTGCATCCATAATGACCATTAACGTGGCATTCGGCACATCGACCCCAACCTCCACAACGGTGGTGGAGACGAGCAGCTGAATATCATTGCTATAGAAGTCGCGCATCATCTCTTCTTTCTCCGCAGCCGTCATCCGTCCATGCAGCAGACCTACACGATATTTCGGAAAGTTCTGCTGCATCTGCACATGCAGATCAATCGCGTTCTGCACATCCAGCTTCTCCGACTCTTCAATAAGTGGACAGATCAGATAGGCCTGACGGCCCTGATCCACTTCTCTGGAGATAAAACCGAGCACCCGCTCCATCATATCGTGCTTGACCCAATACGTGGAGATTGGAATCCGTCCTTTCGGTCGTTCTGAGATCGTGGATACCTCAATATCCCCAAAAGCCGTAATCGCAAGTGTCCGCGGAATTGGCGTAGCCGTCATCGTCAGCACATCCGGATTATATCCTTTGCGTCTCAAAACGCTGCGCTGATTCACACCGAAGCGATGCTGCTCGTCCGTCACCACAAGACCCAGATCACGGAAGAAAACATCTTCCTGAATCAGGGCGTGTGTACCCACCACGATATCAATCATGCCCATTTGCAACGAGGCGATCAGATCTTTACGTTTACGTCCATTTACACTGCCCGTTAAGAGCCCTACGGTTACCCCAAACGGTTCAAATAGCTTTTGCAGTGAACGCATATGCTGCTCCGCCAGAATCTCCGTAGGCACCATCAGAGCCCCTTGGAAACCGGATCGAACAGTTGTGTATAGCGCAATGGCCGCAATAACCGTTTTACCCGATCCTACATCACCCTGCAATAACCGGTTCATTGCATAGGGCGAACGCATATCGTGCAAAATTTCAAGCTCCACCTTTTTCTGAGCATCTGTCAGTTCAAAAGGTAAACTGCGTACAAACTCACGAATCGTCGTATTATCCGTAGTATGTACCACGCCATCCATGCGATTTCGATTCAACGCACGATACGCCTGCATTTTCAACTGGAATAGAAACAGCTCTTCATACACCATCCGCTGTCTTGCCTGCTGACCTTCCCGGTTGTCCTGCGGACGATGAATTCCTGCAATCGCCTGCTTTCGTGGCATCAAACTATATTTTTTCATCAATGATTGGGGCAGAATCTCGGGGATCATATCTCCGAATTGAACTAACCCCTGATTGATCGTTTTGCGCATCCATTGTTGCGTCAGCTTGCCGGTTACCGAGTATACAGGTTGCAATGTGCCTGAACGCCCATCCCCTTTATCGGGGAACTCCGAGTCAGTGACCGTCATCTGCATACGTTTTTGTTCCCATTTGCCTGTAATTACAATCTCCCGATTGGGTGTAAGTTGCTCTTTGAGAAAATGGCGATTAAACCAGGTTGCGGTAATCATCCACTCTTCCGTCATGATCTTACAGGTGAGACGGGACTTTTTGCCGTATCGTTGTAATACAGGAATACCCATTACCTGTCCCTGGACCGTGATCTTGTCCCCGTCCTTCACTTCACTAAGCGAACGCAGACGATAATCCTCATAACGGAACGGATAATATTCAAGCAGGTCTTTAACAGTAGAGATGCCAAAGGCGTGAAGCTCTCCCTCTTTGAGAGCACTCACGCCGTTAATTTGCTTAACTGATATTTCTTCCAATTTCATGTCTAATCCCTCATTCCGGAACAGGCCACATAAAGATCGCAATGACACCAGGTCCAACATGACT from Paenibacillus sp. FSL R5-0341 harbors:
- a CDS encoding stage VI sporulation protein F, translated to MGYQQYGISPQLVERIKLKMKNPAVKERIKKLIDGVTKSDLQDKAKVRRLVKSSAVIMNENFSTAQEEQFVAFVLAQKIDPNNTFHLIKLWGMFR
- the recG gene encoding ATP-dependent DNA helicase RecG; the encoded protein is MKLEEISVKQINGVSALKEGELHAFGISTVKDLLEYYPFRYEDYRLRSLSEVKDGDKITVQGQVMGIPVLQRYGKKSRLTCKIMTEEWMITATWFNRHFLKEQLTPNREIVITGKWEQKRMQMTVTDSEFPDKGDGRSGTLQPVYSVTGKLTQQWMRKTINQGLVQFGDMIPEILPQSLMKKYSLMPRKQAIAGIHRPQDNREGQQARQRMVYEELFLFQLKMQAYRALNRNRMDGVVHTTDNTTIREFVRSLPFELTDAQKKVELEILHDMRSPYAMNRLLQGDVGSGKTVIAAIALYTTVRSGFQGALMVPTEILAEQHMRSLQKLFEPFGVTVGLLTGSVNGRKRKDLIASLQMGMIDIVVGTHALIQEDVFFRDLGLVVTDEQHRFGVNQRSVLRRKGYNPDVLTMTATPIPRTLAITAFGDIEVSTISERPKGRIPISTYWVKHDMMERVLGFISREVDQGRQAYLICPLIEESEKLDVQNAIDLHVQMQQNFPKYRVGLLHGRMTAAEKEEMMRDFYSNDIQLLVSTTVVEVGVDVPNATLMVIMDADRFGLSQLHQLRGRVGRGAHASYCVLIADPKTEVGQERMKVMTETEDGFEVSRRDLDLRGPGDFFGTKQSGLPEFRLADMVADFAVLEQARDDVSQLIAEADFWTSVDYTPLRDFLQQQQVFKGDLID